In Deinococcus sedimenti, a single genomic region encodes these proteins:
- a CDS encoding GGDEF domain-containing protein, whose product MTPDEPPPPPLSLGDAWDYRDSEPARARTSAVAHLHTPAHAQASVLRAYLDWRDGQLPQATEEVTAAISTLRLGAPSVWLGRGLNILAALQSTLNRADRAVELYEEQVALARHIEDAELTATALHDLAVELRHSDPHRAHAHITEALSTFRQLDYPFGVAIAHANLAEFARDQGDLTGASQHLTEALRYPHLDQHPHLEASLRCTQLELQLPLADPEAARTEQRLWDLQAASRNPELRASVALTLAARTEPDRRVGLLSTALNDLRVLGDHVLLPDLHEQLSSAFEQLGDLPQALTHLRETLAYTRRTHAAERRQNIQTFEVLSRIHALQDQAREERQRNQELQAHLQELRALNARIRELGRTDHLTRLSNREHLFTEGEHLAQTATEDTPVSAALIDVDHFKVVNDTWGHQTGDLVLQRVARMILDVARPGDIAARYGGEEFVLLRAAPVEDLRDSCHDLQQLIRLHPWHEVAAGLRVTLSIGVAQVTRPDFTQLVGDADRRLYQVKREGRNNVSDHD is encoded by the coding sequence GTGACGCCCGACGAGCCACCCCCCCCACCTCTGTCCCTGGGAGACGCCTGGGATTACCGCGACAGCGAGCCCGCCCGGGCACGGACCAGCGCCGTGGCGCACCTTCATACGCCCGCGCACGCGCAGGCCAGCGTCCTGCGGGCCTACCTCGACTGGCGGGACGGTCAGCTGCCCCAGGCGACCGAGGAGGTGACCGCCGCCATCAGCACGCTGCGCCTCGGCGCGCCAAGTGTCTGGCTGGGGCGCGGCCTGAACATCCTCGCGGCGCTGCAGAGCACCCTGAACCGCGCCGACCGCGCCGTGGAACTGTACGAGGAGCAGGTGGCCCTGGCCCGCCACATTGAGGACGCCGAGCTGACTGCCACGGCCCTGCACGACCTGGCCGTCGAGCTGCGCCACAGTGACCCCCACCGCGCCCACGCGCACATCACCGAGGCGCTGAGCACCTTCCGGCAGCTGGACTACCCGTTCGGCGTGGCCATCGCGCACGCGAACCTCGCGGAGTTCGCCCGCGATCAGGGCGACCTGACCGGGGCCAGCCAGCACCTCACGGAGGCGCTGCGGTACCCGCACCTCGACCAGCACCCGCATCTGGAAGCCAGCCTGCGCTGCACGCAACTGGAACTCCAGCTGCCCCTCGCGGACCCTGAGGCCGCCCGGACAGAACAGCGCCTGTGGGACCTGCAGGCAGCCAGCCGCAACCCGGAGCTGCGGGCCTCGGTCGCGCTGACCCTGGCCGCCCGCACCGAACCGGACCGCCGGGTCGGGCTGCTGAGCACCGCGCTGAACGACCTGCGCGTCCTGGGCGACCACGTCCTGTTGCCCGACCTGCACGAGCAGCTGAGCAGCGCGTTCGAGCAGCTGGGCGACCTGCCGCAGGCCCTGACGCACCTGCGGGAGACCCTGGCCTACACCCGCCGCACCCACGCCGCCGAACGCCGCCAGAACATCCAGACGTTCGAAGTCCTGTCCCGCATTCACGCGCTGCAGGACCAGGCACGTGAGGAACGCCAGCGCAACCAGGAACTCCAGGCTCACCTGCAGGAACTCCGTGCCCTGAACGCCCGCATCCGCGAACTGGGCCGCACCGATCACCTGACGCGGCTGTCCAACCGCGAGCACCTGTTCACGGAAGGCGAGCACCTCGCCCAGACGGCCACCGAGGACACGCCGGTCAGCGCCGCGCTGATCGACGTGGATCACTTCAAGGTCGTGAACGACACCTGGGGCCACCAGACGGGCGACCTGGTCCTGCAGCGCGTGGCACGCATGATTCTCGATGTGGCCCGCCCCGGCGACATCGCCGCCCGGTACGGCGGTGAGGAATTCGTGCTGCTGCGCGCCGCGCCGGTCGAGGACCTGCGCGACAGCTGCCACGACCTGCAGCAGCTGATCCGCCTGCACCCCTGGCACGAGGTGGCGGCCGGCCTGCGCGTGACGCTGAGCATCGGCGTGGCGCAGGTGACCCGCCCAGATTTCACGCAACTGGTCGGCGACGCGGACCGCCGCCTGTACCAGGTGAAACGAGAGGGCCGCAACAACGTCAGCGACCACGACTGA